In Drosophila santomea strain STO CAGO 1482 chromosome 2L, Prin_Dsan_1.1, whole genome shotgun sequence, a single window of DNA contains:
- the LOC120444554 gene encoding putative sodium-coupled neutral amino acid transporter 11 isoform X1: MNMNDSRRNTATEFSYILQRQGSDVSVAEAYAFDDFNNIMKNNHQTHQQQGQPQQPHQQQPSQQQQQRQPSQQQQQQQQAQQDAGLGDTLSSLPQASFNYINSIVGSGVIGIPYALHRAGFGLGLALLILVAYITDYSLILMVRCGHICGRFSYPGIMEAAYGKYGYYLLSLLQFMYPFLAMISYNVVVGDTLSKVLVRFFPSWGGSMGAVRLGVVFFVNVGVVMPLCLYKNVSRLARASFISLACVVFILFAVIIKLMSGDYKVTDTAESWRFANSDLIPATGIMVFAFMCHHNTFLVYQSMRDATMERWEKVTHISIGFAWTVAALFGIAGYSTFRALSQGDLLENYCWDDDLMNFSRVLFSISILLTFPIECFVSREIVRALVHRFVLKEPISEFTQDKDPSLEKGAIIDEYSKAITMAIVFSAFVISPMTDCLGSVLELNGLLAAIPLAYILPGLAYIQMEPHALLSREKLPALGLVVFGALVTILGAAVLLPGLMGGDCRSDIVMGYCRQEFQNTTSTN, from the exons ATGAACATGAACGACAGTCGACGCAACACCGCCACGGAATTCAGCTATATCCTGCAGCGCCAG GGCAGCGATGTGTCGGTTGCCGAGGCTTATGCATTCGATGACTTCAACAATATAATGAAG AACAACCATCAGACACATCAGCAACAGGGCCAGCCGCAACAgccacatcagcagcagccttcgcagcagcagcagcaacgccagccttcgcagcagcagcagcagcagcagcaagcacaGCAGGATGCCGGACTGGGGGACACGCTGTCCTCGCTGCCACAGGCCTCGTTCAACTACATCAACTCCATCGTGGGCAGCGGCGTCATCGGCATACCCTACGCCCTCCACAGGGCCGGATTCGGACTGGGTCTGGCCCTGCTCATCCTGGTGGCCTACATCACCGACTACTCACTCATCCTGATG GTCAGATGCGGCCACATCTGCGGCCGGTTCAGCTATCCGGGCATCATGGAGGCGGCCTACGGCAAGTACGGATACTACCTGCTCTCCCTCCTGCAGTTCATGTATCCCTTCCTGG CCATGATTTCCTACAACGTGGTGGTGGGCGATACGCTGTCGAAGGTTCTGGTTCGCTTCTTCCCCTCCTGGGGCGGATCCATGGGCGCCGTCCGACTGGGCGTGGTCTTCTTCGTCAACGTGGGCGTGGTGATGCCCCTCTGCCTCTACAAGAACGTCTCCAGACTGGCCAGAGCCAGCTTCATTAGCCTGGCGTGCGTGGTCTTCATCCTGTTTGCCGTAATCATCAAGCTCATGTCGGGCGATTACAAAGT GACGGACACGGCGGAGTCCTGGCGGTTTGCCAACTCGGATCTAATCCCGGCCACGGGCATCATGGTCTTCG CTTTCATGTGTCATCACAACACCTTCCTCGTTTATCAATCGATGCGCGACGCGACCATGGAGCGCTGGGAGAAGGTCACCCACATTTCGATTGGATTTGCCTGGACGGTGGCGGCCCTGTTCGGCATCGCCGGCTACTCCACCTTCCGCGCCCTTTCCCAAG GCGACCTGCTGGAGAACTACTGCTGGGATGACGACCTGATGAACTTCTCGCGTGTGCTCTTCTCCATATCGATACTCCTGACCTTCCCCATCGAGTGCTTCGTGTCCCGCGAG ATCGTGCGCGCCCTCGTCCATCGGTTCGTGCTGAAGGAGCCCATCAGCGAGTTCACCCAGGACAAGGACCCCAGCCTGGAGAAGGGGGCCATCATCGATGAGTACTCGAAAGCCATTACCATGGCCATCGTGTTCAGCGCCTTCGTTATCTCGCCCATGACCGACTGCCTGGGTTCGGTGCTGGAGCTGAAT GGTCTCCTGGCGGCCATACCCCTGGCCTACATCCTGCCCGGCCTGGCCTACATCCAGATGGAGCCGCACGCCCTGCTCAGCCGGGAGAAGCTGCCCGCTCTGGGCCTGGTGGTCTTCGGAGCCCTGGTGACCATCCTGGGGGCGGCGGTGCTCCTGCCGGGACTAATGGGCGGCGACTGTCGATCGGACATTGTGATGGGCTACTGCCGGCAGGAGTTCCAGAACACCACCTCCACGAACTAA
- the LOC120444554 gene encoding putative sodium-coupled neutral amino acid transporter 11 isoform X2 translates to MNMNDSRRNTATEFSYILQRQNNHQTHQQQGQPQQPHQQQPSQQQQQRQPSQQQQQQQQAQQDAGLGDTLSSLPQASFNYINSIVGSGVIGIPYALHRAGFGLGLALLILVAYITDYSLILMVRCGHICGRFSYPGIMEAAYGKYGYYLLSLLQFMYPFLAMISYNVVVGDTLSKVLVRFFPSWGGSMGAVRLGVVFFVNVGVVMPLCLYKNVSRLARASFISLACVVFILFAVIIKLMSGDYKVTDTAESWRFANSDLIPATGIMVFAFMCHHNTFLVYQSMRDATMERWEKVTHISIGFAWTVAALFGIAGYSTFRALSQGDLLENYCWDDDLMNFSRVLFSISILLTFPIECFVSREIVRALVHRFVLKEPISEFTQDKDPSLEKGAIIDEYSKAITMAIVFSAFVISPMTDCLGSVLELNGLLAAIPLAYILPGLAYIQMEPHALLSREKLPALGLVVFGALVTILGAAVLLPGLMGGDCRSDIVMGYCRQEFQNTTSTN, encoded by the exons ATGAACATGAACGACAGTCGACGCAACACCGCCACGGAATTCAGCTATATCCTGCAGCGCCAG AACAACCATCAGACACATCAGCAACAGGGCCAGCCGCAACAgccacatcagcagcagccttcgcagcagcagcagcaacgccagccttcgcagcagcagcagcagcagcagcaagcacaGCAGGATGCCGGACTGGGGGACACGCTGTCCTCGCTGCCACAGGCCTCGTTCAACTACATCAACTCCATCGTGGGCAGCGGCGTCATCGGCATACCCTACGCCCTCCACAGGGCCGGATTCGGACTGGGTCTGGCCCTGCTCATCCTGGTGGCCTACATCACCGACTACTCACTCATCCTGATG GTCAGATGCGGCCACATCTGCGGCCGGTTCAGCTATCCGGGCATCATGGAGGCGGCCTACGGCAAGTACGGATACTACCTGCTCTCCCTCCTGCAGTTCATGTATCCCTTCCTGG CCATGATTTCCTACAACGTGGTGGTGGGCGATACGCTGTCGAAGGTTCTGGTTCGCTTCTTCCCCTCCTGGGGCGGATCCATGGGCGCCGTCCGACTGGGCGTGGTCTTCTTCGTCAACGTGGGCGTGGTGATGCCCCTCTGCCTCTACAAGAACGTCTCCAGACTGGCCAGAGCCAGCTTCATTAGCCTGGCGTGCGTGGTCTTCATCCTGTTTGCCGTAATCATCAAGCTCATGTCGGGCGATTACAAAGT GACGGACACGGCGGAGTCCTGGCGGTTTGCCAACTCGGATCTAATCCCGGCCACGGGCATCATGGTCTTCG CTTTCATGTGTCATCACAACACCTTCCTCGTTTATCAATCGATGCGCGACGCGACCATGGAGCGCTGGGAGAAGGTCACCCACATTTCGATTGGATTTGCCTGGACGGTGGCGGCCCTGTTCGGCATCGCCGGCTACTCCACCTTCCGCGCCCTTTCCCAAG GCGACCTGCTGGAGAACTACTGCTGGGATGACGACCTGATGAACTTCTCGCGTGTGCTCTTCTCCATATCGATACTCCTGACCTTCCCCATCGAGTGCTTCGTGTCCCGCGAG ATCGTGCGCGCCCTCGTCCATCGGTTCGTGCTGAAGGAGCCCATCAGCGAGTTCACCCAGGACAAGGACCCCAGCCTGGAGAAGGGGGCCATCATCGATGAGTACTCGAAAGCCATTACCATGGCCATCGTGTTCAGCGCCTTCGTTATCTCGCCCATGACCGACTGCCTGGGTTCGGTGCTGGAGCTGAAT GGTCTCCTGGCGGCCATACCCCTGGCCTACATCCTGCCCGGCCTGGCCTACATCCAGATGGAGCCGCACGCCCTGCTCAGCCGGGAGAAGCTGCCCGCTCTGGGCCTGGTGGTCTTCGGAGCCCTGGTGACCATCCTGGGGGCGGCGGTGCTCCTGCCGGGACTAATGGGCGGCGACTGTCGATCGGACATTGTGATGGGCTACTGCCGGCAGGAGTTCCAGAACACCACCTCCACGAACTAA
- the LOC120444576 gene encoding leucine-rich repeat-containing protein 34: protein MCEVVLPCEYNPKACPSPAAGKSRLFTILLLYCWQREYDKRPYRQFQFKRLMFEERIGRKYHCIRDFRVIVNYLLRRPQLAIRISSLIVSNWDAGLLKDFVCSLIPVWYIELNLMRFPHEFFVMLRLNAAKMNVSQLSLEGTPLTDDDVRILREFLLVSKTLRRLNVSSCSLTQFNFALIADGVYKSSGVRRLSANRLLGMSLSLDTEKIASVLSSLLMQNTLWALSLEHCELTAQDMIPIAEHLARTNSKFRRLRIACNKIGPDGAFFLLRGMSIGGNLELLDMSYCSIGTHGGEWVAKYLTSCRRLQILHLNYNDMGPEAVNLILLSMKKQCKLERLTLYGNHFDSRSAMIVRRLLDADVVLHSELDISYTYDEALQDYSVVPWR from the exons ATGTGCGAGGTAGTCCTCCCATGCGAGTATAATCCCAAGGCATGTCCGAGTCCTGCGGCGGGGAAAAGCCGCCTCTTCACGATCCTGCTCCTCTACTGTTGGCAGCGGGAGTACGACAAGCGACCCTACCGCCAGTTCCAGTTCAAACGACTCATGTTCGAGGAGCGGATAGGTCGGAAGTACCACTGCATCCGCGACTTCCGGGTCATCGTTAACTATCTGCTGAGGCGTCCGCAGTTGGCCATCAGAATCTCCAGCTTGATTGTCAGCAACTGGGATGCGGGCTTGCTCAAGGACTTTGTCTGCTCGCTGATCCCCGTCTGGTATATCGAACTGAATCTGATGCGTTTTCCGCACGAGTTCTTCGTGATGCTGCGTCTTAATGCGGCTAAGATGAATGTTAGCCAGCTGAGTTTGGAAG GAACTCCCCTCACCGATGACGATGTGCGCATCCTGCGAGAGTTCCTGCTGGTCAGCAAGACCCTGCGCAGGCTCAATGTGTCCAGCTGCAGCCTGACTCAGTTCAACTTCGCTCTGATCGCTGACGGAGTGTACAAGTCGTCTGGAGTGCGACGGTTGAGTGCCAACAGGCTGCTGGGGATGAGCCTCAGCCTGGACACGGAGAAAATTGCCTCTGTGCTGAGCTCGCTACTCATGCAGAATACACTCTGGGCTCTTTCGCTGGAGCACTGCGAACTGACCGCCCAGGACATGATTCCCATTGCCGAGCACCTGGCCCGCACCAACTCAAAATTTCGCCGCCTCCGCATCGCCTGCAACAAGATCGGTCCGGATGGAGCCTTCTTCCTGCTGCGTGGAATGTCCATAGGAGGCAATCTGGAGTTGCTGGACATGAGCTACTGCTCGATTGGCACACACGGCGGCGAGTGGGTGGCCAAGTACCTGACCTCGTGCCGCAGGCTGCAGATCCTGCACTTGAACTACAACGACATGGGGCCGGAGGCAGTGAATCTCATCCTTTTGTCCATGAAGAAGCAGTGCAAGCTGGAGCGCCTCACCCTGTATGGCAACCACTTTGACTCGCGTTCCGCGATGATAGTGCGTCGCTTGCTGGATGCCGACGTAGTGCTGCACTCCGAGCTGGACATCAGTTACACCTACGATGAGGCACTGCAGGATTACAGCGTGGTGCCTTGGAGGTAA